Within the Sylvia atricapilla isolate bSylAtr1 chromosome 10, bSylAtr1.pri, whole genome shotgun sequence genome, the region GGTAAACACCTCTCTCAGAACACTCCTGGTGCAGCTGGTGTTTGCTGGTCCCTGACTGGTTACCAAAGGTGTCATTCCTGTTCACCAATCATGTTGAGTCtgtatgggaacaccttataaaaggtagcaaaactttagaaaacaaagccttctttttctatacttttttgccttctgaaatatttggagtgtTTGGTGTCCTACAGCGacatccctgagctccaggcagggcacagaggcctggctctgctcttggaacctcctggcagctgcttcATCCCTCAGGGAAACGTCAATGATTCCTTCAGTCCTTATCTCTGCTAAACATCTGTCAGGGCAGATCAGAGTCTGGCTGTTACTGATTATTGAACAGCACTGAACATTAGACAACCTCTAATGAACAAACTGATCACTTATCCAGTGCTTGCTTTCATAAATATAACACTTTAAATGTTTCTGTCAGTGAAAGGCACTAAAAATATCCCACATTCTCTGCACTTGGATTTCCTTTTTGTGTTAAAGGCCAGGTTCTTCCCAGGTGTCCTCCAGCCCAACccattccataattccatgATGTATTTGTGCACTTCAGTCCCTTGGGTGCAGCTATTTCAGTTTGATTTCCACAAGCCTGGGTTTCACCACCTCAGGAATATCCATCCATGGATTTTAAACCCTTTGCAGCTGGGGATGAACACTTCATGCTCTGAATTTGGCCTGATTGTTACTATTCCCTTAGATACAAACCTGTAAGGATTAAAGCTCAGGGAAAATTGGGGTGAAATGTagtatttctgtgtgtgagaGTTACCAAGTGAAACTGATGATTTAAGTAGAGGGTTTTTTCAGCTCTGGCCATGCAGGACAATCATATCTAGCCCTTATCTAGAGCTGTATTTATAGAGGAGGAACGTTGGGAGCTGGTTCCTTTCCCTCCAGAtatccagcagctgcctccctgTTGCTTTGATGAATCCCCCTGGATTTTCAAAAGACTGTTGGAAGAAAAGGCAGGTGACAGGGGCTGGtggccagagctggagcagagcctgtcacctgcagctgcagaggggagctgGCACAttccttcccctgctcagcCAGTTCCTGGCAAATATAGAAACTGCATCTGATTAGGGCATCAGCTTCCCTCTGCTGATCCTCGGATCAGTGGGGCCTAAAGCCAGATCAGAGTTTTCCCTTTAGAAAAAGGAGCTGTCCAAGCTCACCTTTAAAGCTCAGGGGTTGTGTCCCTGATCCTGCAAACGTGAGACTCAACCCTTTAATCTGTGGCTGCAGCCCAAGGGAAAGgtccaggagctctgtgttCTCCTGACAAGCACTAAAGAGTTCCACGGCTGCCAAACCCTGCCCAGGAGCTTTGGCTGTTCCTCCTGTCCCACTGAAGGGCTGTCAGATGTCACACCAGACTCAGCACTGATTGCTTTGCCTTGTCACCTCAAGCTGCTGCTCCACCACGGAATTTAAACCcttaaaatggtatttttggGTAGGAGAAAGTGGAGCTTTGCTACTGTGTCAAATACACTTCATTCAGATCACTTACACTGATCAGTAGTGTTGTAATTCTGTGTTTCATTAAATTGCAGCAGGCCTAAAACTGCTTTGAAAGGAACCAAATTAGTGGGAGAACTCAATGAGTGCCAGGATCTGCAGGATTAAAAACTTTTCCCCAGCAGGTTTGCAGCTCAGTTTTTAGGGAAGGAGGAATGAGCTGAAATATATTAAGAGATACTGTTAATTGGGTTTTTGAGGATATCTAATTGTCCTGTATATCAGGCAGATGTTTAACAGCTTTTAGTGGCTGTTTACTGTTATAAAACAGAGTTTATAAGCTTTGTATGCTTAAAAACTCTTACTGGGGAGGACTTgatattaagagaaaaaaaaatattatttccagctctgcctaATCTGTCCTGACAGAAACCTGAAGAGTTCCTAAAGCTATTCCagaattggaattttttttttccattaaaattccTGCAGAGGGTTTGTTCCTTCTGCCAGCCCTGTGTGTCTGCAGGCCTTAACCTGACTCCAGTCTGGGTTTCCTGGAAACACCCCTGTGTTTCCCAGGATCTCACTGCCCTGCCATGCAGGAATACTCGTTATCCCTGGGATAATTAATTGATTTCAATCAGCTTTCAGTGCTGCCTGACTGGAATTAGGAGCATTGCAGGGTGGGGGCCCGAAGTGTGAAATCAGCACAAAGGTTCTCGTGGGGTTCAAATGTTTGCCAACCTCGAGGTGCTTTTCACACACACTTACCAGTATTTATTGGATGTGGTGGCAGTCAGCACTTTCTAATCTCATCAGTAGAAATATGTTATTTCCAgggattaattaattaattaccaAGGCACTCCTGAGTGATTTTGATTAGATGGGAAATGTTTCATGTAATCTGCTTCATGTAAAAGTCATTTCTGCTGTTCCTGATAATAATTCCAGAtgttgctccttttttttttttttttttttttttttttttttttccaggccaCCAGCTTCTCCCTCATGCCCTTTgcaggttttgggtttgggataGGGGTTAGTATCCCTGGAGTATCTCCTGTGTAAGCTGTGTGTAACCCAAGCatggctcagctctgtgcttgcATCCTGCTGTTGGTCCTGTTTGCAGTTTGAGAATTagaaaatccagaggaaaaaaaaaaatccttcctgggGCTTTAACCTCTGGATATGGATGGGATAAAATCCCTGGGGAAACTGCTGGAGAATGGTTTTGTGGGGCTGACACAAACCCACTGCTCCCAGtaaggcagagcagcccctggagatGGGATTGCCCTGGAAATGGGCTTGGAGTGGtttccagctgtgctttggGGGTCTGGAATATCCTGTAAAATACCCATCATCTCTCCATAGTTCTTATCCAGAGGATTccaatttctttcattaaaaaaaaaaaattgaagatttttctttaatttgacTTCGTTTTGGGCTTAAATGCAGCTTGAAGTTTGCAACGCTGAAGTACATAActctggaaattaatttatttcaatttcaacCCTGAAGGGTCATACAGGACTTTCAGAGCAGAAGCTGGTGAGGTCAGAAGGTTTATGAACACATTTGTGAAATAATTGAATATTTGAATATCCAGAGAACATTTTTGTTAAATGAACTCATTTTGTGTCTCAGTTTGACATCTCGGTGACAAATCTTCCACTTTCACCTTCCCAATATCTCCATCTTAATCCAGCTCTCtccatttccttttgaaaagatGCATTTTGGCTTGTCTGTGTGTGAAGTGCAGtctgaaaagctttttgagTTGAAAATGCATGTGAAAAGCAGCTTCAGGACTGGGAGAGTTGAGACTGTTGTAactgtattcttttttttttagcaggatACAGATTTTGGGGATCCATTTTCTGCAATGGACAGGATGATGTCAAACATGAGGAACAGCATGctggaaatgcagaggaaatTCGTGAGTTCTTTTAAAAGTTATTCTCAAATTTATGGTACTGGAGAGTGCCAGTTATTTCAAATACTCCTCTGAAAATAATGCCAAGGAAAAAAGGGACTAATCTCAAGGAGATAGTAAGAGTTTGAAGGGGTTTTGCCCAGATTATATTtggtttataatttttctttattctttgaAGACAAAACTGAAGTTTTATGTAGTGCCAGGAGGGCTAATTTTGCAAAGAGCTATTTCCCATAATAAAAGCATAAGGAATAACTCTTCCCCACAAGTTTTCACTTCCATTCAGGAGCCTGCCTTGCTTTGTAGGATGACCTGTCCATCCAACCCGAGGGACACAGTTTCAGCTCCTCCTCCATGATGACCTATTCCAAACTGGGGGATGAACCTCCCAAAGTGTTCCAGGCGTCCAGCCAGACCCGCACGGCTCCGGGAGGGGTGAGTGCTGCtggcctccagctcctctcacTGCACACAGTTCCTCCTGCCGTGGACAGAACCTGGGATCACTGAGGTGGGGCTGAGGCCACTCTGTGCCCAATCCCTTCCTTGTCACCGAGTGCCACAGCCAGGAgttcctgggacactccagggacgGGCACCCCAGACCTCCCTGGGAGCCCTTTCCAATGGTTATTCAccttttccatggggaaattcctgctggtgtccaGCCTGAGCCCTTTCTAATGGTTATTCACTCTTTTCCAATGTTTGttcaccctttccatggggaaattcctgctggtgtctatcctgagcctcccctggcccagcctggggctgttccctctcctcctgtccctgttccctgggagcagagcccgaccctcCTTGACTGCACAAAGAAAATTTAGGAATTGAGGCACACACAGGCCTCTCAAACCCTGCTCTGTATTAAAGGTCTGATTTCTTCCCTGTAATTTTATGCTTTAAGTACACCCCAAAATAAATTACACCCTGTGCAAGGCTGGGAAAgtggagcacagagcagcaatttTCCAATGCCCTTCTCTTTGCTgtaacaaatccttttcctgtccACTTAAACTCCAGGAGAGGCATTGATTTATTCAACCCCTGCCTTCAAAGCACCCCTTTGGCCAGGCACTTACATAAccctgagctggagcagctgttgTGTCTAATCCTGCTGGGAACTGGGAGTGGGAATGTGAACCTGGCAGGGGCTGTGAAAGCCTAGACAGGATCCCTAAAGGCCGTGGGCAGGATTTGGCTGGGAAtgtgtcccagctccagcacaccCTGTTATCACAAGGCTTCTAATAATACCCCAGGACACTGATAAGGGGCTGCCTGGCTTCCAAGCCACTCAACACCACAGCCTAAGAACTGGGAATTTTGCCATCAGGTTGTTGCTCCTTCTGTTGCCAAGGAGAGCGTTGGAAACTTGGCTCTGTAACATTTTTCAACCCCCAATAATTAATACCCAGTCAGAAAACTTCAGGTGGTGGTTCATCTTCCTCTCTGGTggccaaaagaaaacaagcttggtttgtgttttgttggggggTTTGCAGCCAAGGCAGGAAATGAGAGAGTTGGAAAAGCCTGGAAAACGCgactttttaaaaggaaaaatataaaacttttgAGGGAGGAAATAACCCTTTGCATgggcctggagtgccaggacaaggggcagtGGCTTCCCAGTGCAGGGGGCAGGGTTGGATGGGGTACTGGAAGGAAAtttttcccagatttgctgtggctgcccctggatccctggcagtgcccaaggccaggctggacattggggttggagcagcctgggacagtgggaggtgtcccttcCATGGCAGGGTGGGACTGGCTGGGCTTTAAAtccttccaacctcaaccatcctgggattctgtgaacTCTTTTAGCTCATTTTTAGTTGGAAGGACACTCAgtcccctttttattttctcacaggTGAGGGAGACAAGAAGAGCACTGAAGGATTCAGAAAGTGGCCTGGAGAAAATCGCCATCGGTCACCACATTCAGGATCGGGCTCACGTCATCAGAAAATCCAAGAATGCCAAGACTGGGGATGAGGAGATGAACCAGGAATTCATCAACCTGGATGAATGTAGGTCTCTTTAGGCAGTTAATGGGCTTGACACTGTTTCACACTCTGATTTGGAAGTTCCAGCTTTGAGATATCATAAAAGGCACTTTTAGACTGAAAGTCTCCAAATCCAAATCCTCCTTTACTGATCCCCAAAAACAGTTGCAGGCCACGTGGAGAATTGTAGACTACAAAATGACTGCTCAACCCCTGTAATATTCATTaaatggttttttccctctctttatTAACATTTGAAATGAATGTAtctgtttttcagctgaggCTGACACCTTTGATCAGGAGTGGCAGAAGGAGATCATGAAGTTCAGGCCCTGCCgaagcagaggagctgtggaagcTCCAAGATCCAGAAGTGCCCATTACAGTCCCAGGGAAAGTGTATCAAGAAGGTAAAAGCAGTTCCCTGCCATCCTGCAGGATAAGgaaattccagcagcagaaggaaaatccaCTTTTGGAGCAATATTCCAAGGGGAACTGCAGGatttattcctccttttttattttgtggagaCTGTGAtgattgttgttgtttttccagAGAGAAGCCACTTGGAGCCCCAGGATCCAGAATGCCCAGGGATTCCTTGGAGACCCTGAGTGTGAAAGGAACACAGGTCCCCCTGAAGAGCTCCAAGAAAT harbors:
- the MLF1 gene encoding myeloid leukemia factor 1 isoform X1, whose protein sequence is MFGGLGRCFEDDPFFRDPLAAHHEHMRQVMRSFSEPLGRDPFPRLPQRRDTEVAPRGRVSDTDFGDPFSAMDRMMSNMRNSMLEMQRKFDDLSIQPEGHSFSSSSMMTYSKLGDEPPKVFQASSQTRTAPGGVRETRRALKDSESGLEKIAIGHHIQDRAHVIRKSKNAKTGDEEMNQEFINLDESEADTFDQEWQKEIMKFRPCRSRGAVEAPRSRSAHYSPRESVSRREKPLGAPGSRMPRDSLETLSVKGTQVPLKSSKK
- the MLF1 gene encoding myeloid leukemia factor 1 isoform X3, producing MPFAGFGFGIGDTDFGDPFSAMDRMMSNMRNSMLEMQRKFDDLSIQPEGHSFSSSSMMTYSKLGDEPPKVFQASSQTRTAPGGVRETRRALKDSESGLEKIAIGHHIQDRAHVIRKSKNAKTGDEEMNQEFINLDESEADTFDQEWQKEIMKFRPCRSRGAVEAPRSRSAHYSPRESVSRREKPLGAPGSRMPRDSLETLSVKGTQVPLKSSKK
- the MLF1 gene encoding myeloid leukemia factor 1 isoform X2 translates to MPFAGFGFGIGQDTDFGDPFSAMDRMMSNMRNSMLEMQRKFDDLSIQPEGHSFSSSSMMTYSKLGDEPPKVFQASSQTRTAPGGVRETRRALKDSESGLEKIAIGHHIQDRAHVIRKSKNAKTGDEEMNQEFINLDESEADTFDQEWQKEIMKFRPCRSRGAVEAPRSRSAHYSPRESVSRREKPLGAPGSRMPRDSLETLSVKGTQVPLKSSKK